One Urocitellus parryii isolate mUroPar1 chromosome 8, mUroPar1.hap1, whole genome shotgun sequence DNA window includes the following coding sequences:
- the Etv7 gene encoding transcription factor ETV7 encodes MQEGTLAYSPVGPAAATPPLGTQVQARCEAQVQLLGETGICKLPGRLRLQPALWSREDVLHWLRWAQQEYSLPRAPERGFQLNGRALCILTKDDFRRRAPGSGDVLYELLQFIKTQRRALVCRPFLPGTCRQRTRPGLPQAPEEPGCRTRGVCSFPRMPRAPIDGRIADCHLLWDYVYQLLRDARYEPYVRWEDKDAKVFRVVDPNGLARLWGNQKNRVNMTYEKMSRALRHYYKLNIIRKEPGQKLLFRFLKTPEEKVRHKSSHLEQLESQEQGGMDFKDKMLVVPL; translated from the exons GAGGGAACACTGGCCTATTCTCCTGTAGGTCCTGCAGCGGCCACACCCCCCTTAGGCACCCAGGTCCAAGCCAGATGTGAAGCTCAAGTGCAACTGCTGGGTGAGACTGGGATCTGCAAGCTTCCAGGAAGACTCC GCCTCCAGCCGGCGCTGTGGAGCAGGGAGGACGTGCTGCACTGGCTGCGCTGGGCCCAGCAGGAGTACTCGCTCCCGCGCGCTCCCGAGCGCGGCTTCCAGCTGAACGGCCGCGCGCTCTGCATCCTCACCAAGGACGACTTCCGCCGCCGCGCTCCAGGTTCAG gtgacGTCCTGTATGAGCTGCTCCAGTTCATCAAGACCCAGCGGCGAGCCCTGGTGTGCAGGCCCTTCCTCCCGGGGACCTGCAGGCAGAGGACGCGCCCCGGGCTGCCCCAGGCCCCGGAAG AGCCCGGCTGCAGGACCAGGGGGGTCTGCTCCTTCCCCAGGATGCCACGGGCCCCCATTGACGGCAGGATCGCAG ACTGCCACCTGCTGTGGGACTACGTGTACCAGCTGCTCCGGGATGCCAGGTACGAGCCCTACGTCAGGTGGGAGGACAAGGACGCCAAGGTCTTCCGAGTCGTGGATCCGAACGGGCTCGCCAGACTCTGGGGGAACCAAAAG AACCGGGTGAACATGACCTATGAGAAGATGTCCCGTGCGCTGCGCCACTATTACAAACTGAACATCATCAGGAAGGAGCCCGGGCAGAAGCTGCTGTTCAG GTTCCTGAAGACTCCAGAGGAGAAAGTCCGGCACAAGAGCAGCCACCTGGAGCAGCTGGAGAGCCAGGAGCAGGGCGGGATGGACTTCAAGGACAAGATGCTTGTGGTCCCTCTGTGA